One stretch of Archocentrus centrarchus isolate MPI-CPG fArcCen1 chromosome 5, fArcCen1, whole genome shotgun sequence DNA includes these proteins:
- the gpx1b gene encoding glutathione peroxidase 1b, producing the protein MATNFYDLTAKLLTGETFNFSSLKGKVVLIENVASLUGTTVRDYTQMNELHERYASEGLVILGVPCNQFGHQENCKNEEILLSLKYVRPGNGFEPKFQLFEKVDVNGKDAHPLFAFLREKLPTPSDDATSLMTDPKLIIWSPVCRNDVSWNFEKFLIGPDGVPFKRYSRKFLTIDIEGDIKKLLSQTN; encoded by the exons atggctacgAATTTTTACGACCTCACGGCCAAACTGTTGACCGGAGAGACGTTTAATTTCTCGTCCCTGAAGGGCAAAGTCGTCCTCATTGAGAATGTTGCTTCGCTCTGAGGTACGACCGTCAGGGATTACACCCAGATGAACGAGCTCCACGAGCGGTACGCCAGCGAGGGGCTTGTTATCCTGGGAGTACCCTGCAACCAGTTCGGCCATCAG GAGAACTGCAAGAACGAAGAAATCCTGCTGTCGCTGAAGTATGTCCGTCCTGGAAACGGCTTCGAGCccaagtttcagctctttgagaAGGTGGACGTGAACGGGAAGGACGCCCATCCCTTGTTTGCGTTCCTGAGGGAAAAGCTCCCAACACCCAGCGATGATGCGACATCCCTGATGACCGACCCCAAGTTGATCATCTGGAGCCCGGTGTGCAGGAACGACGTGTCCTGGAACTTCGAGAAGTTCCTCATCGGGCCGGACGGAGTCCCGTTCAAGCGTTACAGCCGAAAGTTCCTCACCATCGACATCGAGGGAGACATCAAGAAGCTCCTCAGCCAGACAAATTAA